In a genomic window of Nostoc sp. UHCC 0870:
- a CDS encoding DivIVA domain-containing protein, whose protein sequence is MLQPQVSNSEPNRNGSYPPEYVNGISPGEIPQAGSLDIQEELNRLEEIMLTSFRIPLTGRTLVDEEKLLEQLDYIRVSLPSVFQEAAAILEQKDEILLEAEEYGQQLVDAAQAKRAQILAESDIIREAEHQAEQLRRQVQQECEAMMKDTLNEIELKRLACQEELEQMRQIAIAQAQEIEGGADEYADHVLEGIEQDLKDMLRVITNGRQQLRADSQSQQNSHSQKKK, encoded by the coding sequence ATGCTACAACCACAAGTATCCAATAGCGAACCCAATCGCAACGGAAGCTATCCCCCAGAGTACGTCAACGGAATCTCCCCCGGAGAAATTCCCCAAGCAGGAAGCTTAGATATTCAGGAAGAACTTAATCGTCTAGAAGAAATTATGCTTACTAGTTTCCGCATCCCCCTAACGGGACGGACACTAGTAGATGAAGAAAAATTATTAGAACAGTTAGATTACATCAGGGTTTCCTTACCGTCAGTGTTTCAGGAAGCCGCCGCCATTCTAGAACAAAAAGATGAAATTCTCCTAGAAGCAGAAGAATATGGACAGCAACTTGTTGATGCTGCCCAAGCCAAAAGAGCGCAAATTCTAGCGGAGAGCGATATTATCAGGGAGGCGGAACATCAAGCTGAACAACTGCGCCGACAAGTGCAGCAAGAGTGTGAGGCGATGATGAAGGATACTCTCAATGAGATAGAATTGAAGCGGCTTGCTTGTCAAGAAGAGTTGGAACAAATGCGACAAATAGCGATCGCTCAAGCTCAAGAAATTGAAGGTGGTGCTGATGAATATGCTGATCATGTCTTGGAAGGAATCGAGCAAGACTTAAAAGATATGTTACGAGTTATTACCAACGGCAGACAACAACTCAGAGCAGATAGCCAATCACAGCAAAATTCACACTCTCAGAAAAAGAAGTAA
- a CDS encoding BamA/OMP85 family outer membrane protein — translation MRVSSTAILTLATLAAGNVTQQAIAAPVTASNQVTPEENLVVPVVEETPAPLNAVAVPETEMTPQFSPSTVIAQKPVVLPPTSPVVNPPAPKPTTTESGLVVTATDVQIVGATPELQQVIRQLIKTQTGGETSESQLQRDVAAILQTGLFVNANVNTRITPSGLNVVYQVQPVVVRSLQLEGAKALTYQVALKPFQSQIGKPISPEGLKAAVQQVNKWYADNGYNLARVLTIKPSNQGILTVNVAEGLVSDIKFRFVNDDGKTVDNNGNPVSGRTKPDFLKQQLQLKPGQVFKENTVQQDVQNLYRTGLFQSINVAFEGDASNLDVIYELKEIGARGINLGGSYNGDTGLIGTLNYQDQNIGGRNDILNVNVGLSRRDLQFDSKFISPYRATNPDRLGYTVNIFRSRELSETFDDEIKLANDDKVREGKIGASISLQRPIDDWDASLGFNYTRTSIRDRQGNINSTDIQGNPLSASGAGVDDLATVSFTATKDQRDNLINPTKGSVLSLSTEQSVPIGQGNISMNRLTANYKQYVPVQLFNSQQPQVFAFNVQAGTVLGDLPPYETFNLGGSNSVRGYDAGDVGSGRSYVLASAEYRFSVLPIVGGVLFADFASDLGSGDTVLGDPAGVRGKPGSGFGYGAGVRVDSPLGLIRADYGISDQGESRIHLGIGQRF, via the coding sequence ATGCGTGTTTCTTCTACTGCAATTTTGACTTTAGCTACTTTGGCGGCTGGTAATGTTACTCAACAAGCCATAGCTGCACCTGTTACCGCCTCAAATCAGGTTACACCAGAGGAAAATTTAGTAGTTCCAGTAGTGGAAGAAACCCCCGCACCTCTCAACGCTGTGGCTGTACCGGAAACAGAGATGACTCCCCAATTTTCTCCATCTACAGTCATAGCTCAAAAACCTGTTGTTCTGCCTCCTACGTCTCCTGTTGTGAATCCACCAGCACCCAAGCCTACCACGACTGAAAGCGGTTTGGTTGTCACAGCTACTGATGTGCAGATAGTAGGCGCGACTCCTGAATTACAGCAAGTTATTCGCCAATTAATTAAAACTCAAACGGGAGGAGAAACCAGCGAAAGCCAGTTACAAAGGGATGTCGCCGCAATTTTGCAGACTGGTTTATTTGTTAATGCTAACGTCAATACCCGCATTACCCCATCAGGGTTAAATGTAGTATATCAAGTGCAGCCAGTGGTAGTGCGATCGCTCCAACTCGAAGGAGCAAAAGCCCTGACTTATCAAGTCGCCCTCAAACCTTTTCAATCCCAAATCGGTAAACCCATTAGTCCCGAAGGGCTGAAAGCAGCCGTCCAACAAGTAAATAAATGGTACGCCGACAATGGTTATAACTTGGCGCGGGTGTTAACTATTAAACCTAGTAATCAAGGTATTCTCACGGTTAATGTGGCGGAAGGTTTAGTCAGTGATATCAAGTTTCGCTTTGTAAATGACGATGGTAAAACCGTTGATAATAATGGTAATCCCGTTTCTGGACGCACCAAACCAGATTTCTTAAAGCAACAACTCCAACTGAAACCCGGACAAGTTTTTAAAGAAAATACTGTCCAGCAAGATGTCCAAAATTTGTATCGCACTGGCTTATTTCAAAGTATCAATGTCGCCTTTGAAGGCGATGCTAGCAACCTAGATGTGATTTACGAACTCAAGGAAATTGGGGCGCGGGGGATTAACTTGGGTGGTAGTTACAACGGCGATACAGGATTAATTGGAACTCTGAACTATCAAGACCAAAATATTGGCGGTAGAAATGATATTTTAAACGTCAATGTCGGCTTAAGTCGCCGGGATTTGCAATTTGATAGTAAATTTATTAGCCCCTATCGCGCTACGAATCCTGACCGTTTAGGCTACACCGTGAACATCTTCCGCAGTCGAGAACTTTCGGAAACCTTTGATGATGAGATTAAGTTAGCTAATGACGATAAAGTCCGTGAAGGTAAGATTGGTGCATCTATCAGCTTACAACGACCGATTGATGATTGGGATGCGTCTTTAGGGTTTAATTATACTCGTACCAGCATTCGCGATCGCCAAGGCAATATTAACTCTACTGATATTCAAGGAAACCCCCTCTCTGCTAGTGGTGCTGGCGTTGATGACTTAGCTACCGTCTCTTTCACCGCCACCAAAGACCAACGGGATAACCTGATTAATCCTACCAAGGGTTCTGTATTGAGTTTGAGTACAGAGCAATCTGTCCCCATCGGTCAAGGTAACATTTCCATGAATCGCCTCACAGCCAATTATAAACAGTATGTTCCAGTGCAGCTATTTAACAGCCAACAACCCCAAGTATTTGCCTTTAATGTGCAAGCTGGTACTGTCTTAGGTGACTTACCACCCTATGAAACCTTTAACTTAGGGGGTTCTAATTCCGTGCGTGGTTACGACGCAGGGGATGTAGGTAGTGGTCGCAGCTATGTACTAGCCTCTGCTGAATATCGCTTTTCCGTCTTACCAATCGTAGGGGGAGTATTGTTTGCTGACTTCGCCTCAGACTTAGGTTCTGGTGACACCGTTCTCGGAGACCCCGCAGGTGTACGCGGTAAACCCGGTTCTGGTTTTGGTTACGGTGCAGGAGTGCGAGTAGATTCCCCATTAGGTTTAATTCGCGCTGACTACGGCATTAGTGACCAAGGGGAAAGTAGAATACATTTAGGCATAGGTCAACGGTTTTAA